A region of Dictyostelium discoideum AX4 chromosome 1 chromosome, whole genome shotgun sequence DNA encodes the following proteins:
- a CDS encoding P-type ATPase, whose translation MGDFKGEDDNYDYDEGIPLFNQVIFTNSYNNSKVVLDDNQDDIIFITPPSPPPTLQTKKQCEKGCCGEKKSLLTNNDEDRDKDEDEEEDDDDGVPKNYKSNSNVGSIVSLDMDSLNSAIIMEPNFQKDYTISSPVVTTTTTTTTTTTSNDNCKKGCCPTPSDDEKMITKDDKGSCKKGCCSSSSKTTETNDIGCKKGCCPTEQPKQQVESTKTYCCNICVTGHCCKVDCCKQVCCLTYSVGVPNFSFMRSSSSSDDNNNDYNSDQQRKKRIFATMFSKTCGTFGFKVGYSELNEDKVDIEQQEERDNKGLSTNNNVSIELLPITTTNNFKNSTGIKSSQSSTLSKSLEKVELHLMISGMTCADCVTTLEQKMKSLSGVNEIQTSLFTGKCKINYSPMIIQPQQILQVIENIGFVGKQVHGQSSNSNQITIEIISLSPTSTLTTILNDQLIENIKLSIDGVLDAIEESGSVNDKLTIVYDTDKIGPRNLLKEIQLIFGDNFKIQPNTKLNNNNNSNNKNNNSKDNNNNNLKSLLMFCILLFIPTILISYIFPNIKSVKEVMEFEIGKGITMSILLLLSFATPIQFYCGKPLYISAWKTLIYARKCSMDLLVMTSSTIAYFYSLINLILNHFSSLNYNGPIFFETCVILLTLIILGRYLEHLAKSKASNVLVEKMKQLDSSNAILLSNNNNKDVGSEQEIMIEKELIEKGDILKVLPFTKIPTDGIIIRGNGGYIDESIITGEANHVYKRIDDYVFGGTMNQKGCLIIKVTKHSNDTALSNIIKLVEESQSIKPNFQNYADLVASYFVPTILICSIITFIVWFCLIHYNVVIATDNQSAFTFAIKISMSLMVISCPCAISLATPTSIMVGSAIGAKKFGILFKGGGQVIELASKVNKVIFDKTGTLTTGEIDINHFSIYDQSISPKQFFFYTASAELSSEHLIGKSIKQYAIQQFTLEKALQEPTNSEVHPGKGIISFINNNKIMVGNQSFIVEQLSNNNNKIDSCQSPLQSSQLINSKSDDCKKGCCLSLPPPPPPPTSISNGSECKKGCCPAAAAPPISTGNGSDCKKGCCPSLPPPPPTSISNSSDCKKGCCPAPPPTSISNGSDCKKGCCSSSSSQLSKSQSKEVIINSVIQNDIDKLENQGKTVILVSMNEKIIGLVSLSDKLKPEAKKVISKLKNNGIDVWLVSGDNKRATQSIGEQLNINSGNIIGSALPIDKFNIVRKLQGYNTTEDNCCGTDGGDGFNGASVGCSGSDNNSNNGKNKSIVVMVGDGVNDSLALVQSDIGISISNGTDIAIESSSVILLKNDLNDILVCFDLSKSIFKTIKFNLFWAFIYNLLGIPLSSGILYPWFTIPPALAGLSELLSSLPVVLFSLTLNNYKYQNKN comes from the coding sequence atgggagACTTTAAAGGAGAAGATGATaattatgattatgatgaaGGTATCCCATTATTTAATCAAGTTATCTTCACCAATAGTTATAATAACTCAAAAGTAGTTTTAGATGATAACCAAGATGATATAATTTTCATcacaccaccatcaccaccaccaacattacaaacaaaaaaacaatgcGAAAAGGGATGTTGTGGtgaaaagaaatcattattaacaaACAATGATGAAGATAGGGACAAAGACgaggatgaagaagaagatgatgatgatggtgttcctaaaaattacaaatcaAATTCTAATGTTGGGTCAATTGTTTCATTGGATATGGATAGTTTAAACAGTGCCATCATTATGGAGCCAAACTTTCAAAAAGATTATACCATTTCTTCACCAGTggtaacaacaacaactacaacaactacaacaactacatcCAATGACAATTGTAAGAAAGGTTGTTGTCCAACTCCATCCGATGATGAAAAAATGATCACCAAGGATGATAAAGGTAGTTGCAAAAAAGGATGTtgctcatcatcatcaaaaacAACTGAAACCAATGATATTGGTTGTAAAAAGGGATGTTGTCCAACTGAACAACCAAAACAACAAGTAGAATCAACCAAAACATACTGTTGCAACATTTGTGTAACAGGCCATTGCTGTAAAGTTGATTGTTGTAAACAAGTTTGTTGTTTAACTTATAGTGTAGGAGTACCAAACTTTAGTTTTATGCGttcatcctcatcatcagATGACAATAACAATGATTACAATAGTGATCAACAAAGAAAGAAACGTATCTTTGCAACAATGTTTTCTAAAACTTGTGGAACATTTGGATTTAAAGTTGGCTATAGTGAATTGAATGAAGATAAGGTGGATATtgaacaacaagaagaaagGGATAATAAAGGATTATccacaaataataatgtatcaattgaattattaccaataacaacaacaaataattttaaaaattcaacagGTATAAAATCATCTCAATCATCaacattatcaaaatcattagAAAAAGTTGAATTACATTTAATGATTTCAGGTATGACATGTGCAGATTGTGTAACTACATTAgaacaaaaaatgaaatcattatcaggtgtaaatgaaattcaaaCTAGTTTATTCACTGGTAAATGTAAGATTAATTATTCACCAATGATtatacaaccacaacaaatcTTACAagttattgaaaatattggaTTTGTTGGTAAACAAGTTCATGGtcaatcatcaaattcaaatcaaattacaattgaaatcatatcattatcaccaacttcaacattaacaacaatattaaatgatcaattaattgaaaatattaaattatcaattgatggtGTTTTAGATGCTATCGAAGAATCTGGTTCGGTTAATGATAAACTTACAATTGTTTATGATACTGATAAAATTGGACCACGTAATCTATTAAAAGAAATCCAACTTATatttggtgataattttaaaattcaaccaaatacaaaattaaataataataataattccaataataagaataataattcaaaagataataataataataacttaaaatcattattaatgttttgtattttattatttataccaacaattttaatttcatatatttttccaaatattaaatcagtTAAAGAAGTTAtggaatttgaaattggtaaagGTATTACAAtgtcaattttattattattatcatttgcaacaccaattcaattttattgtGGTAAACCATTGTATATTTCAGCTTGGAAAACTTTGATTTATGCAAGAAAATGTAGTATGGATTTATTAGTTATGACAAGTAGTACGATTGCTTACTTTTATTctctaattaatttaattttaaatcatttctCCTCATTGAATTATAATGGTCCAATTTTCTTTGAAACTTGTGTTATACTTTTAACATTAATTATTCTTGGTAGATATTTAGAACACTTAGCAAAATCAAAAGCATCAAATGTATTAGTcgaaaaaatgaaacaattaGATTCATCAAATGCAATtctattatcaaataataataataaagatgtaGGTAGTGAACAAGAAATAATGATTGAAAAAGAGTTAATTGAAAAAggtgatattttaaaagtattACCATTTACAAAGATTCCAACTGATGGTATTATAATTAGAGGTAATGGTGGATATATTGATGAATCAATTATAACTGGTGAAGCAAATCATGTCTATAAGAGAATTGATGATTACGTTTTTGGTGGAACAATGAATCAAAAGGgttgtttaattattaaagttACAAAACATTCAAATGATACAGcattatcaaatattattaaattggttGAAGAGAGtcaatcaattaaaccaAACTTTCAAAACTATGCAGATTTAGTTGCATCTTATTTCGTACCAACCATATTAATATGCTCAATAATTACATTTATAGTTTGGTTTTGTTTAATTCACTATAATGTTGTCATTGCCACTGATAATCAATCAGCATTCACTTttgcaattaaaattagtatGTCATTAATGGTAATTTCATGTCCTTGTGCGATCTCATTAGCAACGCCAACATCAATTATGGTTGGTAGTGCAATTGGTGCAAAGAAATTTGGTATTCTATTCAAAGGTGGTGGTCAAGTAATTGAATTGGCAAGTAAAGTCAACAAGGTCATATTTGATAAAACTGGTACTTTAACAACTGGTGAAATCGATATAAATCATTTCTCAATATATGATCAATCAATTTCACCAAAACAATTCTTTTTCTATACTGCATCCGCTGAATTATCAAGTGAACATTTAATtggtaaatcaattaaacaatatgCAATTCAACAATTCACTTTAGAAAAAGCACTACAAGAACCAACAAATAGTGAAGTTCATCCTGGAAAAggtattatttcttttattaataataataaaattatggTTGGTAATCAATCTTTTATTGTTgaacaattatcaaataataataataaaattgattcttGTCAATCACCATTACAATCAagtcaattaattaattcaaaatctgATGATTGTAAGAAAGGTTGTTGTCtatcattaccaccaccaccaccaccaccaacttcTATTAGCAATGGCAGTGAATGTAAGAAAGGTTGTTGTCCAGCAGCAGCAGCACCACCAATTTCTACTGGCAATGGTAGTGATTGTAAGAAAGGTTGTTGTCcatcattaccaccaccaccaccaacttcTATTAGCAATAGCAGTGATTGTAAGAAAGGTTGTTGTCcagcaccaccaccaacttcTATTAGCAATGGTAGTGATTGTAAGAAAGGTTGTTGCTCTTCGTCATCATCACAACTATCAAAAAGTCAATCAAAGGAAGTTATAATTAATTCAGTGATTcaaaatgatattgataaattagaGAATCAAGGGAAAACAGTAATTTTAGTATCAATGAATGAGAAAATTATTGGATTAGTTTCATTATCTGATAAATTGAAACCAGAAgcaaaaaaagtaatttcaaaattaaaaaataatggtattGATGTTTGGTTAGTTAGTGGTGATAATAAAAGAGCAACTCAATCAATTGgtgaacaattaaatattaattcgGGTAATATTATTGGTTCAGcattaccaattgataaattcaATATCGTTAGAAAATTACAAGGTTATAATACAACTGAAGATAATTGTTGTGGTactgatggtggtgatggtttTAATGGTGCCAGTGTTGGTTGTAGTGgcagtgataataatagtaataatggtaaaaataaatcaattgttgTAATGGTTGGTGATGGTGTAAATGATTCATTAGCTTTGGTTCAATCAGATATTggtatttcaatttcaaatggtaCAGATATTGCAATTGAATCATCAAGTGTTATATTactaaaaaatgatttaaatgatattttggtttgttttgatttatcaaaatcaattttcaaaactattaaatttaatttattttgggCATTCATCTATAATCTTTTAGGTATTCCTCTTTCAAGTGGTATTTTATATCCATGGTTTACAATTCCACCTGCTTTGGCCGGTTTATCtgaattattatcttcaCTACCAgtagttttattttctttaactttaaataactataaatatcaaaataagaattaa
- a CDS encoding DDHD domain-containing protein, with protein MEKTVTLGEQFFGKTNISFSISYIDNNGVSKTIETSSLTSNSSTAPPTPKPQPPCPYDHLVLVVHGIGSHDKNWVKTIKKMNKKFSSIFYNMQNENFDKRVKFIGTEWHSAVHTSMDDETSLKDVTPKIGIPTVRALIDDTLMDFVMWATPTFAEPIYKEVADQLNSEYSAFIKEYPTFNGKVSILAHSLGSIITYDILTNQPSSSSNSDTSSTCIPKSASSISIPDENGAECIVRGNIDLWKSINNYDDEKKEIFHSSFQFVELNFPVYNYYIIGSPVGALLSLRKHKQVPIPKCENFYNIINIYDPVSFLVEPLIDKRFIGQEMQYVPKFTKKLSKLPKKFRSSKKIDAMIVNTPNSLSTHTSPCLLSAQHQLQNVSIVTPSTMIQPINLNTTAATTTTSITTTSTSSTTTTTTIDNNTNSSISSGNGDDTSSSSSDDEDDDSGDGSNSGSSSSSSATKSNLPLADISQFSGCRYDYAMRPKFHITEFGPWLLTAHSSYFLSKEVLNFIGLNLN; from the exons atggaaaaaacTGTAACATTAGGTGAGcaattttttggaaaaacCAATATATCATTTTCTATAAGTTATATTG ataataatggggtttcaaaaacaattgaaacatcatcattaacatcaaattcatcaacagcaccaccaacaccaaaaccacaaccaccatgTCCATATGATCATTTGGTATTAGTTGTACATGGTATTGGGTCACATGATAAAAATTGGgtaaaaactattaaaaaaatgaataagaAATTCTCAAGTATCTTTTATAATATGCAAAATGAAAACTTTGATAAACGTGTTAAATTCATAGGTACAGAATGGCATTCGGCAGTACACACATCAATGGATGATGAAACCTCATTAAAAGATGTAACACCAAAAATTGGAATTCCAACTGTTAGAGCATTGATTGATGATACATTAATGGATTTTGTAATGTGGGCAACACCAACATTTGCTGAACCAATCTATAAAGAAGTAGCCgatcaattaaattctgAATATAGTGCATTCATTAAAGAATATCCAACGTTTAATGGAAAAGTTTCCATTTTAGCCCATAGTTTGGGTAGTATAATTACCTATGACATTTTAACAAAtcaaccatcatcatcaagtaATTCTGATACATCCTCCACTTGTATACCTAAATCAGCATCATCAATTAGTATACCCGATGAAAATGGTGCAGAGTGTATTGTGCGTGGAAATATTGATCTTTGGAaaagtataaataattatgatgATGAGAAAAAAGAGATATTTCATTCAAGTtttcaatttgttgaattgaatttcccagtttacaattattacatCATTGGTAGTCCAGTGGGTGCATTGTTATCCTTAAGAAAACATAAACAAGTTCCAATTCCCAAATGTGAAAATTTCTATAACATTATCAATATATATGACCCAGTTAGTTTTTTAGTTGAgccattaattgataaaagaTTCATTGGTCAAGAAATGCAATATGTTCCAAAATTCACTAAAAAACTATCAAAATTACCAAAGAAATTTAggtcatcaaaaaaaattgatgCAATGATTGTAAATACTCCAAATTCTTTAAGTACTCATACCTCACCTTGTTTATTATCTGCTCAACATCAATTACAAAATGTATCAATTGTAACACCTTCAACTATGATTcaaccaattaatttaaatacaacagcagcaacaacaacaacttcaataACAAccacatcaacatcatcaacaacaacaacaacaacaattgataataatacaaatagtagtattagtagtggtaatggtgatgatacttcatcttcatctagcgatgatgaagatgatgatagtgGTGATGGTTCAAATTCTGGTTCATCCTCATCATCGTCagcaacaaaatcaaatctTCCATTAGCTGATATATCTCAATTCTCTGGATGCAGATATGATTATGCAATGAGACCTAAATTTCATATCACTGAATTTGGTCCATGGTTGTTAACTGCTCATTCAAGTTATTTCCTTTCAAAagaagttttaaattttattggtttaaatttaaattaa